A portion of the Adhaeribacter radiodurans genome contains these proteins:
- a CDS encoding TIGR04282 family arsenosugar biosynthesis glycosyltransferase, translating into MKAARAHTAVLLFTRTSTEEARAKKFTPSTRRNKAIIRQLINRTKLLVQQAGLPLIVIDSTKQKGETFGERLQHAIQQVVNAGYEQVICLGNDSPGLTPGLLRLAAAKLQHQDFVFGEAADGGVYLIGLRQPTQFKLNFTTIPWQTAQVFQELCRQTTLFRVTILEPILADADNTAAILAISNTCTTSRFLIILRSLLQLCKATAVSFTPLLVAARISTPGLRAPPRGM; encoded by the coding sequence TTGAAAGCTGCCAGGGCGCATACGGCTGTTTTGCTTTTTACCCGCACTTCTACCGAAGAAGCACGGGCAAAAAAATTTACCCCTAGTACCCGCCGAAACAAAGCCATCATCCGCCAGCTTATTAATCGAACAAAGCTTCTCGTACAGCAGGCCGGGCTCCCCTTAATCGTTATAGATTCAACCAAACAAAAAGGAGAAACCTTTGGCGAACGTCTGCAGCATGCTATTCAGCAAGTAGTTAATGCTGGTTACGAGCAAGTTATTTGTTTAGGCAACGATTCGCCCGGCCTAACACCCGGACTTCTACGCCTAGCGGCCGCTAAATTGCAGCACCAGGATTTTGTTTTTGGTGAGGCGGCGGATGGCGGAGTCTACCTCATTGGTCTGCGGCAGCCAACCCAATTTAAACTTAATTTTACTACCATACCTTGGCAAACCGCTCAGGTATTTCAAGAGTTATGCCGGCAAACCACCTTATTCCGGGTAACAATACTAGAGCCCATCCTGGCCGATGCCGACAATACCGCTGCAATTCTTGCTATTAGTAACACCTGTACCACAAGTCGTTTTTTAATAATTTTGCGGTCGTTGCTTCAATTATGCAAAGCAACTGCTGTAAGTTTTACTCCGTTGTTAGTTGCCGCCCGAATATCAACCCCAGGCTTACGGGCGCCACCCAGGGGAATGTAG
- a CDS encoding alanine/glycine:cation symporter family protein: MEKLITDINNIVWSNALILLCLGTGIYFSVITRFLQVRYLRDMIRLLFNNQSSQKGVSSFQAFSIAIAGRVGTGNIAGVATAIAMGGPGAIFWMWVIAFLGSASAFIEATLGQIYKEVKDGQYRGGPAFYIEKGLGMKWYAVVFALATIVSMVFLLPGVQSNSIALGIRNAFEVPPAITGGAITLVLALIIFGGVKRIGKVAEWIVPFMAGAYILMAIIIIGMNITQIPAVLILIIRSAFDLEPAFAGVFGMAISWGVKRGIYSNEAGQGTAPHAAAAAEVSHPVEQGLVQAFSVYVDTLFVCTATAFMILFTGQYNVLNPAGGFLVEQVPGIPIGSEYTQQAVNTHFPALGGGFVAIALLLFAFTTIMAYYYIAETNLSYLMAKGTPKVLLGLLRAFILGATFFGSIKTAESAWALGDIGVGVMAWLNIIAILLLQKPALRALKDYQTQKNAGLNPEFDSRQLKIKNAEAWKKPEQQPVAR, from the coding sequence ATGGAAAAATTAATTACTGACATTAATAATATTGTTTGGAGTAACGCTTTAATTCTACTTTGTCTGGGTACCGGCATTTATTTCTCCGTTATCACCCGGTTTTTGCAGGTGCGTTATTTACGCGACATGATTCGTTTGCTTTTCAATAATCAATCCTCGCAGAAGGGCGTTAGTTCTTTTCAAGCATTTTCCATTGCCATTGCTGGCCGGGTGGGTACTGGTAATATTGCCGGCGTAGCTACCGCTATTGCCATGGGTGGACCGGGAGCTATTTTTTGGATGTGGGTTATTGCTTTTTTAGGGAGTGCCTCCGCTTTTATAGAAGCAACCCTGGGCCAGATCTATAAAGAGGTTAAAGACGGCCAATACCGGGGGGGACCGGCTTTTTATATCGAAAAAGGTTTGGGGATGAAGTGGTACGCGGTGGTTTTTGCTTTGGCCACCATCGTAAGCATGGTTTTCTTGTTACCTGGGGTGCAAAGCAACAGCATTGCTCTGGGAATAAGAAATGCTTTTGAGGTTCCTCCGGCTATTACAGGCGGGGCAATAACGCTGGTTCTTGCCCTGATTATTTTTGGCGGCGTAAAAAGAATTGGGAAAGTAGCCGAATGGATTGTTCCGTTTATGGCGGGCGCTTATATCTTAATGGCTATTATTATCATCGGGATGAACATCACCCAAATACCTGCCGTTTTAATTTTGATTATACGCTCGGCTTTTGATCTGGAACCGGCTTTTGCCGGAGTATTTGGCATGGCCATCTCGTGGGGAGTAAAAAGGGGTATTTATTCAAATGAAGCTGGCCAGGGAACGGCTCCGCACGCGGCGGCAGCCGCCGAAGTAAGTCACCCGGTAGAACAAGGGCTGGTTCAGGCTTTTTCGGTGTACGTCGATACGTTGTTTGTCTGTACGGCTACAGCTTTTATGATCTTGTTTACTGGGCAATATAACGTGCTTAATCCGGCCGGTGGTTTCCTGGTAGAGCAGGTTCCTGGTATACCCATTGGGTCGGAATATACCCAGCAAGCCGTTAATACCCACTTTCCAGCTTTGGGGGGCGGGTTTGTGGCTATAGCTTTGTTATTGTTTGCTTTTACTACCATTATGGCCTATTACTATATTGCCGAAACAAACTTAAGTTACTTAATGGCGAAAGGCACTCCTAAAGTACTACTGGGGTTATTGCGGGCATTTATTCTGGGGGCTACCTTTTTTGGTTCGATCAAAACCGCTGAATCGGCTTGGGCTTTAGGTGATATTGGAGTAGGCGTTATGGCCTGGCTAAACATCATTGCCATTCTTTTGTTGCAGAAACCAGCATTACGGGCACTCAAAGATTACCAAACCCAGAAAAATGCTGGTTTAAATCCGGAGTTTGATTCCCGGCAATTAAAAATTAAAAATGCCGAAGCGTGGAAAAAGCCAGAGCAACAGCCCGTAGCGAGGTAG
- a CDS encoding NUDIX hydrolase: protein MSTDSDFLDFIHKGYEQHLPHLSIDCAVFGFHENQLRLLLTKVIRINQWSLPGGFIRREESVDMAAQRILRERTGLDNIYLEQFKVFGSADRNNTPDTKKIVKSVDNNITDDNWLLQRMVSMGYYALVDIAKVTPTPDTLSEECRWWDLTTLPPLLFDHSEIVKDALKALRQHLANKPIGFNLLPEKFTMTELRRLYETILGRTIDRGNFEKKILKLGILDRLDEVKSNVTYKAPFLYKFNTVKYQELLETDAGFGF from the coding sequence ATGAGTACCGATTCCGACTTTTTAGATTTTATTCATAAAGGCTACGAGCAGCATCTTCCGCATTTATCCATTGATTGTGCCGTTTTTGGGTTTCACGAAAATCAACTCAGGTTGCTGTTAACCAAAGTAATACGCATTAACCAGTGGAGTTTACCGGGTGGTTTTATTCGGCGCGAGGAATCGGTGGATATGGCTGCCCAACGCATTTTGCGGGAAAGAACGGGACTCGATAATATTTATCTGGAACAATTTAAAGTGTTTGGGTCGGCGGACCGCAATAATACCCCCGACACCAAAAAAATAGTAAAATCGGTAGATAATAATATTACTGACGATAATTGGTTATTGCAGCGGATGGTATCGATGGGATATTACGCCCTGGTGGATATTGCAAAAGTTACACCTACGCCGGATACGCTTTCGGAAGAATGCCGCTGGTGGGATTTAACTACTTTACCGCCCTTGCTTTTTGACCACTCCGAAATTGTAAAAGATGCTTTAAAAGCTTTACGGCAGCATTTAGCCAATAAACCCATCGGTTTTAACCTACTACCCGAAAAATTTACCATGACCGAGTTGCGGCGGCTCTACGAAACTATTCTAGGCCGAACGATTGACCGGGGAAACTTCGAAAAGAAAATACTGAAATTAGGAATATTGGACCGGCTGGACGAAGTAAAAAGCAATGTTACCTATAAGGCACCTTTCTTGTACAAATTTAATACGGTTAAATACCAGGAGCTTTTAGAGACTGATGCCGGGTTTGGGTTTTAA